One Burkholderia sp. 9120 genomic window, ATTGGGCCGCCGCGTCCTGAACGATCCGATCTCGTTACCGCCGCCCCTCACGCGGCGGCGCATCACGTCTATGTCAGATCGCCCGCCTCGATCAGTTCGCCTTCGTGCAACCGCAGCGGCGCCCCTGTTCAGCCCCGGCGAATCACTCCGGCTGCGGCCGTACGCGCGCGGAAGGCTGCAAATCGGGCTCATGCGGCTTGTCCGCTTTGCCCGCGTCTGCTGAATCAGCCGCACCGGCATGCGCGAGGCGCTTGACCCGCTCAGCCACGTTCCTCGCACCGCGTCGCGCCCGCATCGCCAGCAGTCCCCAGATCGAATTGACGATCTGCACGGTCCACGCGGTGCTCGCCTCGTCGCGCGACCAGTACGATTTGAAGCGCTCGACACCGACGCCGAAGTCGAGGTCGTAACCGTTATCGAAGGCCCATTTGACGCATTGCTCGACCGCGATCAGGCCGGGACAGCATTTGCCGACGTACGGGTCGTAGCCCGCGAAAATTGCGCTGGCCCACGGATTGCCGAGACTGACGATAATCCCGGCCACCGGCGCTTCGTCCAGCGTGACCACGATCAGGCGCGCCATGGACGGCACATCGGCCGAATAGATCAGCTTGCCGAGAAAACGCTCGAACTCCGGCGAATCGAGCCACACGCTGCGTTTGCCGACCCGATCGCTCCAACTGCGCTTGCAGTTGAACATCCATTCGATGACCGCCGCGGTCTCGCTTTCCTCCGTGGGATCCATCACACGCACCGCCACCTCGCCTTCCTTCGACAGCCGGTTCGCGAAGGTGCCGGGCCGTTTGCCGAACAGCGTGCCGAGCGAGCTGCAATACTCGTCCCACGTCCCCTGACCGCGCAGTTTCGCCGCCGACGCGTTGTGCGCTTCGGCGAACAGCACATGGCGCTCCTGTGTCACCAGCCGATGCAGATCGAGCATGTTGCGCACATACGGCAGGTGAATGAAATCGGCGCCGCAGCGCCGCCGGGCGGTGTGCCAGGCGCCTTCCACCCGGGCCGTCGTCGCCGCGTCGTTCTCGACGAGAACGCTCGTGTAGTCGCCGCCTTCGGGACCGAGCGGCACCAGATAGGTCCACAGCACGCGCTTCACCGTTTCGAGCGGCCAGATCATTACCAGTTGCCCGGCTTCACGACACACGATGCATTTGAGCCCGCGACCATGCGGCTTCGTCACATGTTTCCATGCGAGCCAGCAAAAACTGAACGACTGGTAGTAATAACCGTGCGCCCTTAACCAGAGCGCATCCCATTCGGGCTGCAATGCGCGAAAATCGTCTTCGTCGCTGATGATGTCGTAACGCCGCGTGCTCGGGGTGCCCGGGGTACTTTGCGTGCTGTGCCCGGTCTGCGTAATCGCGTCCACATTGGCTCCCGGAAAGCCGGACGTGTTGACGCGCGCACAAGTACGTCGCGGACACGAAGCATCGCCGGCATGGGTGAAAACGGATGCGCAAAGCATGCGCCGGAGCGTTATTCGCGTGT contains:
- a CDS encoding GNAT family N-acetyltransferase, whose amino-acid sequence is MDAITQTGHSTQSTPGTPSTRRYDIISDEDDFRALQPEWDALWLRAHGYYYQSFSFCWLAWKHVTKPHGRGLKCIVCREAGQLVMIWPLETVKRVLWTYLVPLGPEGGDYTSVLVENDAATTARVEGAWHTARRRCGADFIHLPYVRNMLDLHRLVTQERHVLFAEAHNASAAKLRGQGTWDEYCSSLGTLFGKRPGTFANRLSKEGEVAVRVMDPTEESETAAVIEWMFNCKRSWSDRVGKRSVWLDSPEFERFLGKLIYSADVPSMARLIVVTLDEAPVAGIIVSLGNPWASAIFAGYDPYVGKCCPGLIAVEQCVKWAFDNGYDLDFGVGVERFKSYWSRDEASTAWTVQIVNSIWGLLAMRARRGARNVAERVKRLAHAGAADSADAGKADKPHEPDLQPSARVRPQPE